The sequence CCACCGATGCGACCGCGCTGGTCAAACGCGGTGACATCGACGTCGTCATCGAGGTCATCGGCGGCATCGAGCCGGCCCGTACGCTGATCACCACCGCCTTCGAGCACGGCGCGAGCGTCGTCTCGGCCAACAAGGCGCTGGTGGCGGCGGACGGCGCGGCGCTGCACGCGGCGGCCGAGGCCAACGGCGCGGACCTCTACTACGAGGCGGCCGTCGCGGGCGCCATCCCGCTGGTGCGGCCGCTGCGCGAGTCGCTGGCCGGCGACAAGGTCAACCGCGTGCTCGGCATCGTCAACGGCACCACCAACTTCATCCTCGACAAGATGGATTCGACCGGCGCCGGCTACAGCGAGGCGCTGGACGAGGCCACCGCGCTGGGCTACGCCGAGGCCGACCCGACCGCCGACGTCGAGGGCTTCGACGCCGCCGCCAAGGCCGCGATCCTGGCCGGTATCGCCTTCCACACCCGCGTGACCATCGACGATGTCCACCGCGAGGGCCTGACGGAGGTCACGGCGGCCGATATCGCCTCCGCCAAGCGGATGGGCTGTACGGTCAAGCTGCTCGCCATCTGCGAGCGGGCGGCGGACGGGGCGTCGGTGACGGCCCGGGTGCACCCCGCGATGATTCCGCTGACCCATCCGCTCGCCTCGGTGCGCGAGGCGTACAACGCGGTGTTCGTGGAGTCCGACGCGGCCGGGCAGCTGATGTTCTACGGGCCCGGAGCGGGTGGTGCGCCGACCGCCTCCGCGGTCCTGGGCGATCTCGTCGCGGTGTGCCGCAACAAGCTCGCCGGGGCCACCGGACCGGGCGAGTCCGCCTATACGCGGCTGCCCGTCAGCCCCATGGGCGAAGTCGTCACGCGCTACCACATCAGCCTCGATGTGGCCGACAAACCCGGCGTTCTCGCGCAGGTCGCCACCATTTTCGCCGAACACGGCGTATCCATCGATACGGTCCGTCAGCAGGGCAAGGACGGAGAGGCCTCCCTCGTCGTCGTCACCCACCGGGCGGCCGACGCGGCCCTGTCGTCGACCGTCGGGGCACTGCGCGAGCTGGACACCGTCCGCGGTGTCGCCAGCATCATGCGGGTCGAAGGGGAGTAAAGGAACCCATGTCTGCCAATTCCACCGCGTCCTCCGCCAACGGTCAGTGGCGCGGCATCATCGAGGAATACCGCGACCGGCTGCCGGTCAGCGACACGACCGAGGTCGTCACCCTCCGGGAGGGCGGCACCCCCCTCGTACCGGCCCAGGTGCTCTCCGAGCGCACCGGATGTGAGGTGCATCTCAAGGTCGAGGGCGCCAACCCGACCGGCTCCTTCAAGGACCGCGGGATGACGATGGCCATCACCCGGGCCAAGGAGGAGGGCGCCAAGGCCGTCATCTGCGCCTCCACCGGCAACACCTCCGCCTCGGCCGCCGCCTACGCGGTGCGCGCCGGCATGGTCTGCGCCGTGCTCGTCCCGCAGGGCAAGATCGCGCTCGGCAAGATGGGCCAGGCGCTGGTGCACGGCGCGAAGATTCTCCAGATCGACGGAAATTTCGACGACTGTCTGACGCTGGCCCGCGGCCTGTCCGACAACTACCCGGTCGCACTTGTGAACTCCGTGAACCCGGTGCGCATCGAGGGCCAGAAGACCGCCGCCTTCGAGATCGTCGACATGCTGGGCGACGCGCCCGACATCCACGTCCTGCCCGTCGGCAACGCCGGCAACATCACCGCGTACTGGAAGGGCTACCAGGAGTACGCGGCCGACGGCCTCGCCGCCGGTACCCCGCGGATGTGGGGCTTCCAGGCCTCCGGCAGCGCCCCGATCGTGCGCGGTGAGGTCGTCAAGGACCCGCACACCATCGCCACCGCGATCCGCATCGGCAACCCCGCCTCCTGGCAGTTCGCGGAGCGGGCGCGGGACGAGTCCGGCGGCTTCATCGACGAGGTGACCGACCGTCAGATCCTCGCCGCCTACCGCCTGTTGGCCTCCCAGGAGGGCGTCTTCGTCGAGCCCGCCTCGGCCGCTTCGGTCGCCGGTCTGCTCAAGGCCGCCGAGGAGGGCCGCGTGGACCCGGGCCAGAAGATCGTCTGCACGGTCACCGGCAACGGCCTCAAGGACCCGGACTGGGCGGTGGCCGGCGCCCCGCAACCGGTGACGGTCCCCATCGACGCGGACGCCGCCGCCGAGAAGCTGGGCCTGGCCTGACGGCCCCGGGTGCGGGTCCGCAGCCCTCCCGCATCCGCCCCTCACCGCACGAAAAGCAAAGAGTGCAAAGGCTGCAAAGCCCGAAGAGGCCGACGTCGGGGCACGGGAAGGCGCGCGACACGCTTCGTGCGCCTCCTGTGCGCCCTATGTCGTCACAGAACCTTCCTTCGATAGGCTGGCAGCCAACTCCCCTCCCCACGGCATAACGCAGTGGTGCGCAGGGCAGGTCAGAACAGACCCCATGAGCCGTCCGGGCGCCCCGGCGCCGGAGTTCTGGGGCAGTACCGCAGCATCAATCAAGGAGAGTCATCGAGCGATGGCCGGTCCCGCGTTCCGCGCCGCCGCCGTCCGGGTGCGCACCCCCGCTTCCAGCGCCAATCTCGGTCCCGGCTTCGACGCCCTCGGCCTGTCCCTGGGCCTGTACGACGATGTCGTGGTGCGGGTCGCCGATTCCGGTCTGCACGTCGATATCGCAGGTGAGGGCGCCGAGACCCTCCCGCGAGACGAGAGCCATCTGCTCGTGAAGTCGATGCGGGCCGCCTTCGACCGGCTCGGCGGGCAGCCGCGCGGCCTGGAAATCGTCTGCGCCAACCGCATCCCGCACGGCCGCGGTCTGGGCTCCTCGTCGGCGGCCATCTGCGCCGGCATCGTCGCCGCCCGCGCCGTGACGATAGGCGGCGAGCAAAAGCTCGACGACATCGCGCTGCTGGAGCTGGCCACCGAGCTCGAGGGCCATCCCGACAACGTCGCCGCATGTCTGATGGGCGGGTTCACGCTCGCCTGGATGGAGACCGGCACCGCCACCGCGCGGGCGATCCGGATGGATCCCGCCGATTCCATCGTTCCGGTGGTCTTCGTGCCCGGAAAACCGGTGCTGACCGAAACCGCCCGCGGACTGCTGCCGCGTAGCGTCCCGCACGGGGACGCCGCGGCCAACGCCGGCCGCGCCGCACTGCTCGTCGAGGCCCTGACCAGGCGCCCCGAGCTGCTGCTGGCCGCGACCGAGGACCGACTTCACCAGGACTACCGCGCCCCGGCGATGCCGGAGAGCCTGGCCCTGGTGAACCGACTGCGCGCGGACGGCGTCCCCGCAGTCGTCTCCGGTGCGGGCCCCACGGTGCTCGCACTGGTCGAGGATGCGACGGCCGACAAGGTTGCCGCGCTGGCGGGAGAGGGGTGGGCGGCCAACCGGCTCACCCTCGACGCGGCGGGCACCTGTGTGCTGCCGCTCGCCGGGTGATCACGCGTGTGATCGACTGATTGCCGGTCTTGGAGAGGGGGAATGTTTGTTGGATCCGGTAGTGTTAACCTCAAGTCAGTACCCGACACCTATGGGGTGCGGTGCTTGGTGTCCCCAGTTGGGACCACTTTCTTCCGGGAGCCTCCCAAACTGCTTGGAGCAATGGCCTGAGCAGGAGTGAGCACGCTTCGGAATTCGGCGTGACGTCATGAGTCACTCTGCATCTCTTCACGCCGTAACCATGAATTGATCTTTCCGCCGTATCCGGCGGGACCACCGCCCCGGCCAGGTCCGCAAGACCCGAGGACATCGAGCCGGACAGCACAACCCGGTCGCCGAGCCAGACAGGCCGACGCCCGCTCCAGGGAAGGACCCTTCGTGAGCGACACCACCGATCTGATGGGCGTGCGCACCGATGGCACTGCCACCGCGCCCGCCACGGACGCTCCTGCCGCGCCTGCAACCACGCGTCGCCGCCGTTCCGGCACCGGCCTTGAGGGCATGGTCCTGGCGGAGCTCCAGCAGGTTGCCTCCGGCCTCGGCATCAAGGGCACCGCGCGGATGCGCAAGAGCCAGCTGATCGAGGTCATCAAGGAGAAGCAGGCCGGGGGCAGCGCCCCCGCCAAGTCCGACGCGCCCGCCGCCGAGACCAAGCCCAAGCGCCGTACGACCTCCAAGGCCCGTACGGGTGAGGACGCCGCCGCCAAGGGTGCCGACAAGGCCGCCAAGGGCGACAAGGCCGCCGAGCCCGCGGCCGCCCAGCAGCAGATCGAGATCCCCGGCCAGCCGGTCAGCGACGAGCAGCCGGCCGGTGAGCGCCGCCGCCGGCGCGCCACCGCCGCCGCGGGCGCCCCCGAGGCCGCCGCGGGCGACGTCAAGACCGACACGAAGGTCGAGGCGAAGACCGAGACCAGGGCCGAGCCGAAGGCCGAGACGGCGGTGGAGACCGCCGAGGGCCGTCCGGGCAAGGACCGTCAGGACCGCGGCGACCGCCAGCAGAAGGGCGACCGCGAGGGCCGCGGCCAGCGTCAGCGCGACCGCCGCAAGGGCGAGACCGGCGACGGCGGCCAGGGCGGCCAGGGCGGCCAGGGCGGCCAGCGCCAGCGCGACCGCCGGGACGACCGCCGGGATGACGACGACGACTTCGAGGGCGGCCGCCGGGGCCGTCGCGGCCGCTACCGCGACCGCCGGGGCCGTCGCGGCGGCCGCGAGGACTTCGGCAACGAGCCGCAGGTCTCCGAGGACGACGTCCTGATCCCGGTCGCGGGCATCCTCGACATCCTCGACAATTACGCGTTCATCCGGACCTCCGGGTACCTGCCCGGCCCGAACGACGTGTACGTCTCCCTCGCCCAGGTCCGCAAGAACGGCCTGCGCAAGGGCGACCACGTCACCGGTGCGGTGCGCCAGCCCAAGGACGGCGAGCGGCGCGAGAAGTTCAACGCGCTGGTGCGCCTGGACACCGTCAACAGCATGGCGCCCGAACAGGGCCGCCAGCGGCCGGAGTTCGGCAAGCTGACGCCCCTTTACCCGCAGGAGCGGCTGCGCCTGGAGGGTGAGTCGGGCGGTCTGACGACCCGGATCATCGACCTGGTCACGCCCATCGGCAAGGGGCAGCGCGGTCTGATCGTGGCCCCGCCGAAGACCGGCAAGACCATGATCATGCAGGCGATCGCCAACTCGATCACCCGCAACAACCCCGAGTGCCACCTGATGGTCGTCCTGGTCGACGAGCGTCCCGAAGAGGTCACCGACATGCAGCGGTCGGTCAAGGGCGAGGTCATCTCCTCGACCTTCGACCGTCCGGCCGAGGACCACACCACCGTCGCCGAGCTCGCCATCGAGCGCGCCAAGCGGCTGGTGGAGCTGGGTCACGACGTCGTCGTCCTGCTGGACTCCATCACCCGTCTGGGCCGCGCGTACAACCTCGCGGCGCCCGCCTCCGGCCGCATCCTGTCCGGTGGTGTCGACTCGACCGCGCTCTACCCGCCGAAGCGCTTCTTCGGTGCCGCGCGCAACATCGAGGACGGCGGTTCGCTGACCATCCTGGCCACCGCGCTGGTCGAGACCGGTTCGCGAATGGACGAGGTGATCTTCGAGGAGTTCAAGGGCACCGGCAACCTGGAGCTCAAGCTCGACCGCAAGCTCTCGGACAAGCGCATCTTCCCGGCGGTGGACGTGGACGCGTCCAGCACCCGTAAGGAAGAGATCCTCATGGGCAGCGACGAGCTCGCCATCGTGTGGAAGCTGCGCCGGGTGCTGCACGCCCTGGACCAGCAGCAGGCCATCGAGCTGCTGCTGGACAAGATGAAGCAGACGAAGTCCAACGCGGAGTTCCTGCTCCAGATCCAGAAGACGACGCCGACCGCGGGCAACGGCAACGACTGACGCCCGCGGCGACGCCGCGCACCGAGCCCTTCTCACCCCTGTGGGTGGGAAGGGCTTTGTGCTGTGCGCTCAAGGGTGTGATGTGCACCGCGCCGCCGCCGCGCGCCGCTGAGACGTTCCGCACAGGGCGCCGCGCCGTACACCCGTTCACGCAATGTCCGAAAACAGCCTGTAAACGCAGGTGAGAAGGACGAAAGTCCCGGCGCACGAGGTGCAGACAGGCGCGTTTTCTAAGAAAGGGCTCATACGGCGCTGTGCAACCCTTCCCGTCTGCCCCCCGTCTGACCAGACGCGACAGGCCGTGGCGTACGCAGCGACGTACGCAGCACGGTGCGGCGAGGGGCAGCCGAGCGACCAAGGACTGAGGAGCACATGGCGGACAGCAACGGGACCGCGATGGCGGCCAACAGCCGCGCCCGCGGCATACGTGCCACCGGCCGCCGGCGCAAGGGCCGGACCAGGCGCCGCCGCGCCCTGACCATCACCCTGTGTGCGCTGGTCAGCGCCGTACTGCTCGGCGGGGCCGGGCTCGGATACGTCTACTTCAAGCTCAACGGGAACCTCAAGGGCGTCGACATCAACGCCGCCCTGGGCCGCGACCGGCCCCAGAACGTCGACAACGGCTCGATGGACATCCTGGTGATGGGCTCGGACTCCCGGGCGGGCAAGAACGGCGCCTACGGCCGGGACGAGGGCGGCGCCCGCTCCGACACCGCGATGGTCGTGCATGTCTACAAGGGCCACAAGAAGGCCAGCGTGGTGAGCATCCCCCGCGACACCATGATCAAGCGGCCCGACTGCACCACGAGCGGCGGCCGCACCGTGCCCGGTGCGCAGCGCGCGATGTTCAACACCGCCTACGAGGTCGGTGGCCCGGCCTGCGCCGTCAAGACCGTCGAGTCGATCAGCGGCATCCGGATGGACCACTTCCTGGAGGTGGACTTCACCGGCTTCAAGAAGCTCATCGACGCGCTGGGCGGGGTGGACCTCACCACCACCCGGCCGATCAACGACAAGGACAGCCATCTGCACCTGCCCGCCGGCAAGCACACCCTCGACGGCGAGCAGTCGCTCGGCCTGGTGCGCACCCGGCACGGCGTCCCCGGCGGCGACGGCAGCGACCTGGGTCGCATCCAGCTCCAGCAGACCTTCGTCAAGGCGCTGATGAACCAGGTCCGCAACGTCGGGGTGCTGACCAACCCCGCCAAGCTCTACGACATCGCGGACACCGCGACCAAGGCCGTGACCACCGACACCGACCTCAACTCCGTCGGCGAGCTGACCGGCCTGGCCAAGAGCCTCGGCGCCATCGGCTCGGACCACATCGACATGGTGACGCTGCCGGTGACCTACGATCCGGCCGACCCCGAGCGCGTGGTGCCGCTGACCAAGAAGAGCGCACAGGTCTGGGACGCCCTGCGGCAGGACAAGGCCATCCCGAAGGCCGCCACCAAGGGCTCGGCCGGTGACCAGGGCGGCACGGGCCGGTACGTGAAGTAGCCGTCCGACGCCGGTACGGGGCCGCACGCGGCGCCGTACCGGCGGGGGAATAGTGGCGGACGTCCCCCGGTTTTGGGAGATACGGCTAGTCCTGGCAGACTGGACCGTCGGCCCCGGTTCACGTGACGCAACCCGCGACACGACCCGGTGCACTCCCGAACCTAGGAGAATCCCTTGAAGCGCGACATCCACCCGGAGTACGTCGAGACCCAGGTCAGCTGCACCTGTGGCGCGTCGTTCACCACCCGCAGCACCGTTGCCGGCGGCAGCATCCGCGCCGACATCTGCTCCGAGTGCCACCCGTTCTACACGGGCAAGCAGAAGATCATGGACACCGGCGGCCGCGTGGCCCGCTTCGAGGCCCGCTTCGGCAAGTCCGCCGCAGCCGCCAAGAAGTAGCGACCCGCAAGGCGCCGGTTCGCGGTCGCCCCTCGAAGGGGCGACCGGACCGGCGTCTTTGTCGTCCTGCCCCGCAGCCCACCGGCCGGGGCCCCGGAAGTCCAGTCAGCAGAGGAACACACGATGTTCGAGGCGGTCGAGGAACTGGTCGGCGAGCACGCCGATCTCGAGAAGCGGCTGGCCGACCCCGCGGTCCATGCCGACCAGCGCGAGGCCATGCGGCTCAACAAGCGCTACTCCGAGCTGACCCCGATCATCACCACCTACCGCTCCTGGCGGCAGGCCGGCGACGACATGGAGACGGCCCGCGAACTGGCCGCGGACGACCCGGACTTCGCCGACGAGGTCAAGGAGCTCGACGCCCGGCGCGAGGAGCTCACCGAGAAGCTGCGGCTGCTGCTCGTCCCCCGTGACCCCAGCGACGACAAGGACGTCATCCTGGAGATCAAGGCGGGCGCGGGCGGCGACGAATCCGCGCTGTTCGCCGGCGATCTGCTGCGGATGTATCTGCGCTACGCCGAGCGCATCGGCTGGAAGACCGAGATCATCGACTCCACCGAGTCCGAGCTCGGCGGCTACAAGGACGTCCAGGTCGCCGTGAAGACCAAGGGCGGCCAGGGCGCGACCGAACCCGGCCAGGGCGTCTGGGCGCGGCTGAAGTACGAGGGCGGGGTGCACCGCGTCCAGCGGGTGCCCGCCACCGAGTCGCAGGGCCGCATCCACACCTCGGCGGCCGGCGTGCTGGTCACCCCCGAGGCCGAAGAGGTCGACGTCGAGATCAACATGAACGATCTGCGCATCGACGTCTACCGCTCCTCGGGCCCCGGCGGCCAGTCCGTCAACACCACCGACTCCGCGGTGCGCATCACCCACCTGCCCACCGGTGTCGTCGCCTCCTGCCAGAACGAGAAGAGCCAGCTCCAGAACAAGGAGCAGGCCCTGCGCATCCTGCGCTCGCGGCTGCTGGCCGCCGCCCAGGAGGCCGCCGAGCAGGAGGCCGCCGACGCCCGCCGCAGCCAGGTGCGCACCGTCGACCGCTCCGAGAAGATCCGCACCTACAACTTCCCGGAAAACCGCATTTCGGACCACCGCGTCGGCTTCAAGGCGTACAACTTGGACCAGGTGCTCGACGGCGAACTGGACGCGGTCATCCAGGCGTGCGTCGACGCCGACTCGGCGGCCAAGCTCGCCGCCGCCCAGTAGCTCCGCAACGACCCGCAACGAACGCAGTACACCCGCACGACCCTGTACGTACCGGCTGGAGGACTCCCCGTGAACCTGCTGCTCGCAGAGGTGGCTCAGGCCACCCAGCGGCTGGCCGACGCCGGCGTGCCCTCACCGCGGTTCGACGCCGAGGAACTCGCCGCGCATGTGCACGGCGTCAAGCGGAGCCAGCTGCACACGGTCGCCGACGCGGACTTCGACGCCCGCTACTGGGAGGCGATCGCCCGCCGCGAGGCCCGCGAGCCGCTCCAGCACATCACCGGCCGCGCGTTCTTCCGCTACCTCGAACTCGCCGTCGGGCCCGGGGTGTTCGTGCCCCGCCCGGAGACCGAGTCGGTGGTCGGCTGGGCGATAGACGCGGTGCGCGCCATGGACGTCGTCGAACCGCTGATCGTCGACCTGTGTACGGGCTCCGGCGCCATCGCCCTGGCCCTGGCGCAGGAGGTGCCGCGTTCGCGGGTGCACGCCGTGGAGCTGTCCGAGGAGGCGCTGGGCTACGCCCGCAAGAACGTCGCCGGCACCCGCGTCAACCTCCACCACGGCGACGCCCTCACCGCGCTGCCCGAGCTGGACGGACAGGTCGACCTGGTCGTCTCCAACCCGCCGTACATCCCGCTGACCGAATGGGAGTACGTCGCGCCCGAGGCCCGCGACCACGACCCGCAGCTGGCGCTGTTCTCCGGCGAGGACGGCCTGGACACCATCCGCGGCATCGAGCGCACCGCCCACCGCCTGCTGCGGCCCGGCGGTGTGGTGGTCGTCGAGCACGCCGACACCCAGGGCGGCCAGGTGCCGTGGATCTTCACCGAGGAGAAGGGCTGGGCGGACGCGGCCGACCACCCCGACCTCAACAACCGGCCCCGCTTCGCCACCGCGCGCCGGGCGATGCCATGACGTATCCGGCCCCGACGTCCGATACGGCCGGTGCCGAGGTGGCCCGCGCTGTATCCGCTGTATCCGTTCCGCACGAGGAGGTCCGTTAATGGCCCGGCGTTACGACTGCACCGACGCGACCGACCGCGCGACCGGTCTGCGCGAGGCCGCCTCGGCCGTCCGCCGCGGCGAACTGGTCGTGCTGCCGACCGACACCGTCTACGGCATCGGCGCGGACGCCTTCAGCGCCGAGGCGGTCAGCGATCTGCTGCAGGCCAAGGGCCGCGGCCGGGGGATGCCCACGCCCGTGCTGGTCGGCTCGCCCAACACCCTGCACGGCCTGGTCACCGACTTCTCCGAGCAGGCCTGGGAGCTGGTCGACGCCTTCTGGCCCGGCGCGCTCACCCTCGTCGCCCACCACCAGCCGTCGCTGACCTGGGACCTGGGGGAGACCGGTGGCACGGTCGCGGTGCGGATGCCGCTGCACCCCGTCGCCATCGAGCTGCTGACCGAATTCGGCCCGATGGCCGTCTCCAGCGCCAACCTCACCGGCCACCCCTCGCCGCAGGACTGCGACGCGGCCCAGGAAATGCTGGGCGATGCGGTCTCCGTCTACCTGGACGGCGGCCCCACCCCCGCCGCCGTGCCGTCCTCGATCGTCGATGTCACCGGCAAGGTCCCCGTGCTGCTGCGCCAGGGCGCGATCAGCGCGGACGAGCTGCGCAAGGTGGTACCCGAGCTCGAGGTGGCCAATTGATGGCGCCCCTGGGGCGTGGCATAGCGGGACCCGGCGACGACCTCCTTCCTCCTGCGGTACGCCCCTTCCGCATCCTGCACGTCAGCACCGGCAACGTCTGCCGCTCGCCGATCACCGAGCGGCTGCACCGGCGTGCCCTGGAGCTGCGGCTCGGCCAGGAGCGCAGCAGCGGGCTGCTGGTGGAGAGCGCCGGCACCTGGGGGCACGAGGGCGCCCCCATGGAGGCGCACGCCGCCACCGTGTGCAGCGACTACGGCGCGGACCCGGGCGGCTTCATCGGCCGTGAGCTGCTCGACGAGCACGTCATCCGCGCCGACCTCGTGCTCACCGCCACCCGCGACCACCGCGCGCAGGTCATCTCCATGGGCCACTCCGCGGGGCTGCGCACCTTCACGCTCAAGGAGTTCAACCGGCTGGTACGGGCCATAGACCCGGCCACGCTGCCCGAACCCGACCCGGACCTGCCCGACGGCGGGCTGATCGAGCGGGCCCGCGCGCTGGTCGGTGCCGCCGCGGCGCTGCGCGGCTGGCTGCTGGCGCCCGACCCGGAGTCCGACGAGGTCCACGACCCCTACGGCGCGCCCATCACGTTCTTCCGCTCCATCGGGGACGAGATCAACCAGGCGCTGGATCCGGTCGTCACGGCCCTGACGGGCGTCCCGGAACGC is a genomic window of Streptomyces gilvosporeus containing:
- a CDS encoding homoserine dehydrogenase; translation: MMRTRPLKVALLGCGVVGSEVTRIMTTHADDLAARIGAPVELAGIAVRRPDRVRAGVPAELITTDATALVKRGDIDVVIEVIGGIEPARTLITTAFEHGASVVSANKALVAADGAALHAAAEANGADLYYEAAVAGAIPLVRPLRESLAGDKVNRVLGIVNGTTNFILDKMDSTGAGYSEALDEATALGYAEADPTADVEGFDAAAKAAILAGIAFHTRVTIDDVHREGLTEVTAADIASAKRMGCTVKLLAICERAADGASVTARVHPAMIPLTHPLASVREAYNAVFVESDAAGQLMFYGPGAGGAPTASAVLGDLVAVCRNKLAGATGPGESAYTRLPVSPMGEVVTRYHISLDVADKPGVLAQVATIFAEHGVSIDTVRQQGKDGEASLVVVTHRAADAALSSTVGALRELDTVRGVASIMRVEGE
- the thrC gene encoding threonine synthase; translation: MSANSTASSANGQWRGIIEEYRDRLPVSDTTEVVTLREGGTPLVPAQVLSERTGCEVHLKVEGANPTGSFKDRGMTMAITRAKEEGAKAVICASTGNTSASAAAYAVRAGMVCAVLVPQGKIALGKMGQALVHGAKILQIDGNFDDCLTLARGLSDNYPVALVNSVNPVRIEGQKTAAFEIVDMLGDAPDIHVLPVGNAGNITAYWKGYQEYAADGLAAGTPRMWGFQASGSAPIVRGEVVKDPHTIATAIRIGNPASWQFAERARDESGGFIDEVTDRQILAAYRLLASQEGVFVEPASAASVAGLLKAAEEGRVDPGQKIVCTVTGNGLKDPDWAVAGAPQPVTVPIDADAAAEKLGLA
- the thrB gene encoding homoserine kinase, whose protein sequence is MAGPAFRAAAVRVRTPASSANLGPGFDALGLSLGLYDDVVVRVADSGLHVDIAGEGAETLPRDESHLLVKSMRAAFDRLGGQPRGLEIVCANRIPHGRGLGSSSAAICAGIVAARAVTIGGEQKLDDIALLELATELEGHPDNVAACLMGGFTLAWMETGTATARAIRMDPADSIVPVVFVPGKPVLTETARGLLPRSVPHGDAAANAGRAALLVEALTRRPELLLAATEDRLHQDYRAPAMPESLALVNRLRADGVPAVVSGAGPTVLALVEDATADKVAALAGEGWAANRLTLDAAGTCVLPLAG
- the rho gene encoding transcription termination factor Rho, coding for MSDTTDLMGVRTDGTATAPATDAPAAPATTRRRRSGTGLEGMVLAELQQVASGLGIKGTARMRKSQLIEVIKEKQAGGSAPAKSDAPAAETKPKRRTTSKARTGEDAAAKGADKAAKGDKAAEPAAAQQQIEIPGQPVSDEQPAGERRRRRATAAAGAPEAAAGDVKTDTKVEAKTETRAEPKAETAVETAEGRPGKDRQDRGDRQQKGDREGRGQRQRDRRKGETGDGGQGGQGGQGGQRQRDRRDDRRDDDDDFEGGRRGRRGRYRDRRGRRGGREDFGNEPQVSEDDVLIPVAGILDILDNYAFIRTSGYLPGPNDVYVSLAQVRKNGLRKGDHVTGAVRQPKDGERREKFNALVRLDTVNSMAPEQGRQRPEFGKLTPLYPQERLRLEGESGGLTTRIIDLVTPIGKGQRGLIVAPPKTGKTMIMQAIANSITRNNPECHLMVVLVDERPEEVTDMQRSVKGEVISSTFDRPAEDHTTVAELAIERAKRLVELGHDVVVLLDSITRLGRAYNLAAPASGRILSGGVDSTALYPPKRFFGAARNIEDGGSLTILATALVETGSRMDEVIFEEFKGTGNLELKLDRKLSDKRIFPAVDVDASSTRKEEILMGSDELAIVWKLRRVLHALDQQQAIELLLDKMKQTKSNAEFLLQIQKTTPTAGNGND
- a CDS encoding LCP family protein, with the protein product MADSNGTAMAANSRARGIRATGRRRKGRTRRRRALTITLCALVSAVLLGGAGLGYVYFKLNGNLKGVDINAALGRDRPQNVDNGSMDILVMGSDSRAGKNGAYGRDEGGARSDTAMVVHVYKGHKKASVVSIPRDTMIKRPDCTTSGGRTVPGAQRAMFNTAYEVGGPACAVKTVESISGIRMDHFLEVDFTGFKKLIDALGGVDLTTTRPINDKDSHLHLPAGKHTLDGEQSLGLVRTRHGVPGGDGSDLGRIQLQQTFVKALMNQVRNVGVLTNPAKLYDIADTATKAVTTDTDLNSVGELTGLAKSLGAIGSDHIDMVTLPVTYDPADPERVVPLTKKSAQVWDALRQDKAIPKAATKGSAGDQGGTGRYVK
- the rpmE gene encoding 50S ribosomal protein L31, translating into MKRDIHPEYVETQVSCTCGASFTTRSTVAGGSIRADICSECHPFYTGKQKIMDTGGRVARFEARFGKSAAAAKK
- the prfA gene encoding peptide chain release factor 1, with translation MFEAVEELVGEHADLEKRLADPAVHADQREAMRLNKRYSELTPIITTYRSWRQAGDDMETARELAADDPDFADEVKELDARREELTEKLRLLLVPRDPSDDKDVILEIKAGAGGDESALFAGDLLRMYLRYAERIGWKTEIIDSTESELGGYKDVQVAVKTKGGQGATEPGQGVWARLKYEGGVHRVQRVPATESQGRIHTSAAGVLVTPEAEEVDVEINMNDLRIDVYRSSGPGGQSVNTTDSAVRITHLPTGVVASCQNEKSQLQNKEQALRILRSRLLAAAQEAAEQEAADARRSQVRTVDRSEKIRTYNFPENRISDHRVGFKAYNLDQVLDGELDAVIQACVDADSAAKLAAAQ
- the prmC gene encoding peptide chain release factor N(5)-glutamine methyltransferase, producing the protein MNLLLAEVAQATQRLADAGVPSPRFDAEELAAHVHGVKRSQLHTVADADFDARYWEAIARREAREPLQHITGRAFFRYLELAVGPGVFVPRPETESVVGWAIDAVRAMDVVEPLIVDLCTGSGAIALALAQEVPRSRVHAVELSEEALGYARKNVAGTRVNLHHGDALTALPELDGQVDLVVSNPPYIPLTEWEYVAPEARDHDPQLALFSGEDGLDTIRGIERTAHRLLRPGGVVVVEHADTQGGQVPWIFTEEKGWADAADHPDLNNRPRFATARRAMP
- a CDS encoding L-threonylcarbamoyladenylate synthase translates to MARRYDCTDATDRATGLREAASAVRRGELVVLPTDTVYGIGADAFSAEAVSDLLQAKGRGRGMPTPVLVGSPNTLHGLVTDFSEQAWELVDAFWPGALTLVAHHQPSLTWDLGETGGTVAVRMPLHPVAIELLTEFGPMAVSSANLTGHPSPQDCDAAQEMLGDAVSVYLDGGPTPAAVPSSIVDVTGKVPVLLRQGAISADELRKVVPELEVAN
- a CDS encoding protein-tyrosine-phosphatase; the protein is MMAPLGRGIAGPGDDLLPPAVRPFRILHVSTGNVCRSPITERLHRRALELRLGQERSSGLLVESAGTWGHEGAPMEAHAATVCSDYGADPGGFIGRELLDEHVIRADLVLTATRDHRAQVISMGHSAGLRTFTLKEFNRLVRAIDPATLPEPDPDLPDGGLIERARALVGAAAALRGWLLAPDPESDEVHDPYGAPITFFRSIGDEINQALDPVVTALTGVPERA